A single genomic interval of Phaeodactylum tricornutum CCAP 1055/1 chromosome 5, whole genome shotgun sequence harbors:
- the RNAP-II_2 gene encoding predicted protein (RNA polymerase II (140kD subunit 2)) codes for MEGFDHVHGQDVIDAVDQHPLGSAGRKLLEDDDHGKGGKQHIQQPQVHDYGSTKTPDDAPVGSLRDKWRLLPYFLRLRSLLRQHIDSFDHFVDVEMQQIVQSPSACEIRSEHDPKFYLRYEACWVGEPSVEEDSYSVKSATPFQCRLRDCTYSAPIYVNVRYTRGRQIVVKRKVMIGRMPIMLRSKKCLLRDRSEDDLAGMKECPYDPGGYFVIKGVEKVILIQEQLSKNRVILEEDNKGIMASITSSTHERKSKAYILIKNGRVYLKNNTLGDDIPVAVVLKAMGIESDLELVQLVGSESPIINALALSLEEPSRLGIHTQAQALRFIGAKIRGRSGPSGPSSSYRKNVSPEDEAREVLANVVLSHVPVTHFDFREKALYIGHIVRRVLLVHLGKMPLDDKDYYGNKRLELAGNLLSLLFEDLFKIFNKDLKRQADLVLSKPNRTQAFDVVKTIRPDTITNGMINAIATGNWVLKRFRMDRAGVTQVLSRLSYMSALGMMTRINSQFEKTRKVSGPRSLQPSQWGMLCPADTPEGEACGLVKNLALLGHITTDEADTRPIERICRDLGVEDVKRMTGHEINSHQAFLVFLNGLILGVHTRPRELVRNLRKMRRRGLAGEFVSVYLHDEQCAVHIATDGGRVCRPLLIVDEETGLPKLQQIHMESLALGTMDITDLMRQGIVEYVDCNEENNTLIAVTERDLEVAILHGLETRKMRYTHLEVDPFTILGVVGGIIPFPHHNQSPRNTYTVAMAKQAMGSVSMNQYERMDGLIYTLIYPQKPMVKSRTLDLVNFDNIPGGHNACIAVMSYSGYDIEDAIILNKAAVDRGFGRCMVLRKHQTSVRRYANGTMDRTCAPPDPGSFPDGEDDKRFARYMAIDKDGICRVGEKIENGSVMVNKESPADTTSNMAGVDFGFNSGMSMAHLNYKPSGVSYRGSASTYVDKVLITSNENEQFLIKVMLRQVRRPEIGDKFASRHGQKGVCGLIVPEEDLPFNEFGHVPDLIMNPHGFPSRMTVGKLLELLVGKAGLYEGRQGYSSAFGEEFGSADTAQSASEALLRNGLNYTGKDILYSGTNGEPLDAYIFSGPVFYQKLKHMVLDKAHARARGPRAVLTRQPTEGRSRDGGLRLGEMERDCLIAYGVSNLIMERLMHSSDAFSANVCLTCGLLQYEGWCQYCRSGEKVADIRLPYACKLLFQELQSMNVLPRLRLQDK; via the exons ATGGAAGGGTTTGACCACGTTCATGGACAAGACGTGATCGACGCAGTCGATCAGCACCCTTTAGGTTCCGCAGGCCgaaagcttttggaagacgacgaccacGGCAAGGGAGGCAAGCAGCACATCCAACAACCTCAAGTTCACGACTATGGATCTACCAAGACACCCGATGACGCCCCAGTTGGAAGTCTTCGGGATAAATGGAGATTGCTTCCGTACTTTCTAAGACTACGATCGCTTCTCCGCCAGCACATTGACTCCTTCGACCATTTTGTCGATGTCGAAATGCAGCAAATTGTCCAAAGTCCTTCGGCGTGCGAGATTCGTTCCGAACACGATCCAAAATTTTATTTGCGTTATGAGGCTTGCTGGGTCGGAGAACCCTCTGTGGAGGAAGATTCTTATTCGGTGAAATCCGCCACGCCCTTCCAATGCCGACTTCGCGACTGTACTTACTCGGCACCTATCTACGTCAACGTTCGCTACACCCGGGGACGGCAGATTGTCGTCAAAAGAAAGGTCATGATTGGGCGAATGCCAATCATGTTGCGCTCCAAGAAATGTCTTCTCCGGGACAGGTCGGAAGACGATCTGGCGGGTATGAAGGAATGCCCTTACGATCCTGGCGGCTACTTCGTTATTAAGGGCGTGGAGAAGGTAATACTTATTCAGGAGCAATTGTCCAAGAATCGAGTCATCTTAGAAGAAGACAATAAAGGTATCATGGCGTCGATCACGTCCTCCACCCATGAAAGGAAATCGAAGGCCTATATTCTGATTAAGAACGGCCGCGTGTATCTTAAAAACAATACTCTCGGCGACGATATTCCAGTTGCTGTTGTACTGAAGGCAATGGGCATAGAGTCTGATTTGGAGCTTGTGCAGCTTGTTGGTAGCGAGTCACCGATCATCAACGCACTGGCCCTTTCGCTGGAAGAGCCTAGCCGTCTCGGTATACACACACAAGCTCAGGCACTACGTTTCATTGGTGCCAAAATTCGTGGCCGATCGGGGCCCAGTGGGCCAAGCAGTAGCTATAGAAAGAATGTGTCTCCCGAAGACGAGGCGAGAGAGGTGCTGGCGAACGTTGTACTGAGCCACGTTCCCGTTACACATTTTGATTTTCGTGAGAAGGCTCTCTATATTGGCCATATTGTTCGGCGAGTATTGTTGGTACATCTTGGCAAGATGCCGTTGGATGACAAGGATTACTACGGAAACAAACGCCTCGAACTAGCTGGAAATCTATTGAGCTTACTTTTTGAGGATTTGTTCAAGATTTTCAACAAAGATTTGAAGCGACAGGCCGATCTCGTCCTGTCAAAGCCAAATCGCACACAAGCCTTTGATGTTGTCAAAACGATTCGCCCTGATACAATAACAAACGGAATGATCAACGCTATTGCAACAGGAAATTGGGTGTTAAAGCGATTTCGTATGGACCGAGCCGGGGTCACGCAAGTTCTGTCTCGTCTTTCGTATATGTCTGCCCTTGGCATGATGACCCGAATCAACAGCCAATTTGAGAAAACTCGGAAAGTGAGCGGCCCGAGATCATTGCAGCCTTCGCAATGGGGTATGTTGTGTCCCGCAGATACTCCCGAAGGTGAAGCCTGCGGTTTGGTGAAAAATTTGGCGTTGCTTGGACACATTACAACCGATGAAGCTGACACAAGACCTATTGAACGGATTTGCAGAGACCTTGGAGTTGAAGACGTCAAGCGGATGACGGGCCACGAAATTAATTCGCACCAAGCCTTTCTAGTGTTTTTGAACGGACTGATACTAGGGGTGCACACTCGGCCGAGAGAACTTGTTCGGAACCTCCGAAAGATGCGACGTAGAGGGCTGGCGGGAGAGTTTGTCTCCGTCTATCTCCACGACGAACAGTGCGCGGTTCACATCGCCACTGATGGTGGTAGAGTTTGCCGGCCACTTTTGatcgtggacgaagaaactGGCCTACCCAAACTACAACAAATTCATATGGAATCGTTGGCATTGGGTACGATGGACATCACCGACTTGATGCGGCAAGGAATCGTTGAATATGTAGActgcaacgaagaaaatAACACGCTGATCGCGGTCACAGAACGTGATTTGGAAGTCGCTATCTTGCACGGGTTGGAAACGCGTAAAATGCGTTATACACATTTGGAGGTAGATCCATTCACCATTTTGGGTGTCGTTGGGGGGATCATTCCG TTTCCGCACCACAACCAGTCTCCGCGAAACACCTATACTGTTGCTATGGCAAAACAGGCTATGGGTTCTGTGTCAATGAACCAATACGAACGAATGGACGGTCTTATCTATACCCTAATTTATCCACAAAAACCAATGGTGAAAAGTAGAACCCTGGATTTGGTAAATTTCGACAATATACCAGGTGGTCATAACGCGTGCATTGCCGTGATGAGTTACAGTGGCTATGATATTGAAGATGCAATCATTCTGAACAAGGCAGCAGTTGATCGAGGGTTTGGGCGTTGTATGGTTCTTCGAAAACACCAAACAAGTGTTCGGCGCTACGCCAATGGAACTATGGACCGGACTTGTGCTCCTCCTGATCCAGGTAGTTTTCCGGATGGCGAAGACGATAAGCGTTTCGCTCGATACATGGCAATTGACAAAGATGGAATTTGCCGAGTCGGGGAAAAGATTGAAAATGGCTCAGTAATGGTTAACAAGGAATCCCCTGCAGACACCACTAGCAATATGGCTGGCGTCGATTTCGGATTTAACAGCGGCATGTCGATGGCCCACTTGAATTACAAACCCTCTGGAGTATCTTATCGCGGAAGTGCGTCTACCTATGTCGATAAAGTGCTGATAACATCAAACGAAAACGAGCAATTTCTGATCAAAGTTATGCTTCGTCAAGTTCGCCGGCCAGAAATCGGGGATAAATTTGCTTCACGGCATGGGCAAAAAGGAGTCTGTGGTTTAATTGTACCGGAAGAAGACCTTCCTTTCAACGAATTTGGGCACGTCCCCGATCTAATAATGAACCCACATGGCTTTCCTTCTCGGATGACTGTCGGGAAGCTTTTAGAGCTTTTGGTAGGAAAGGCAGGCCTGTACGAAGGTCGTCAAGGATATTCCTCGGCTTTCGGAGAGGAATTTGGTTCTGCTGACACTGCACAATCTGCGTCGGAGGCTTTGCTGAGAAATGGTCTCAACTATACCGGTAAAGATATTCTCTATAGTGGCACTAACGGCGAGCCATTGGATGCATACATTTTCTCCGGCCCCGTGTTTTATCAAAAGCTCAAGCACATGGTTTTGGACAAGGCACATGCGCGGGCCCGGGGTCCTCGCGCCGTGCTAACACGTCAGCCGACAGAAGGTAGATCTCGTGATGGTGGGTTGCGTTTGGGTGAAATGGAACGCGATTGTTTAATTGCGTATGGAGTATCAAACTTGATCATGGAGCGCCTTATGCATTCTTCGGATGCCTTCAGTGCCAACGTTTGCCTCACTTGTGGGCTACTACAATACGAAGGTTGGTGTCAATACTGCCGGTCCGGCGAAAAAGTGGCTGATATCCGTTTACCCTATGCTTGTAAGCTTCTATTCCAGGAGCTCCAATCGATGAATGTCTTACCTCGTCTCCGACTGCAAGATAAATGA
- a CDS encoding predicted protein: MSSDQLALGQSHSILSDKVSRALQVRTDTPAMKAALEALCHLDTKQHEYSVDSRTVRVAIEQDALQQALSLQRELKSLVLTIQELRQGVSETATIAHKVRESIHMNVITSETENTMLQKPSHHSQGADGVDSNTVSLDVYGKADAQALEQEQKLASVLSDAFSHRDFSRKRLEAVHSFLEKFNLSQEDSRLLDHYAFEDIGEGTTEFAPVNGMAFLNALERVRKIRQALTRTFGASGADALVSDDTAREDQHSNKGGLGASSALRMMESLAQKQERAYERLYHWLQRYLQVFSSSSTSQTSTSFSSVDQDVMDEALQHPFVKQSLHTLRHVPAFYSHVLELVASSRRGEETRRFLLALTSGYAGLPPIEMKAHDVVAYVGDMLAFSFKAFSVEADITCSLLVFEEDIEGTSIALKEESNQDTDMFSVEQPITAKDMLAISMSGLARPLKSRILQVIATLARRADEQENEAEDGLYGDEFEEEGAMVRTRLSHLYEICGLLLFYISALEKGMLKIGLDTSKGTVHDEKNPIIACILDCFVESASAYGATLRVYGAMLSQLSSITGESEASLTRSMLSSIAELRQHSPGFSVEVSCPADTRKILSIDWATETLVEAALISCTILDDAMSLKLAISIAKSAGMETVAAERLDERVDAIERSLIEKLVDIETSSVLKLCGLSSLWEASSEWREVEGTGRLMATYPGLSQEEAEAGMREFYASLFSPPLPSLETTIKDPVLRKTTRSKIASSVAEVYTTLYESMISSGKGGYDDISFLSHSADQVKTLFSS; the protein is encoded by the coding sequence ATGTCCAGCGATCAGTTGGCGTTGGGGCAAAGCCACTCTATTTTGTCGGACAAAGTCTCACGAGCACTTCAGGTACGGACGGACACTCCGGCAATGAAGGCTGCGCTAGAAGCTCTCTGCCACTTGGACACCAAACAGCACGAGTATTCGGTTGACTCGAGGACCGTACGGGTCGCCATTGAACAGGATGCCCTTCAGCAAGCCTTGTCCTTGCAACGTGAACTCAAGTCGCTAGTACTAACGATTCAAGAGCTTCGTCAAGGCGTATCAGAGACGGCGACAATTGCTCACAAAGTGCGAGAATCTATTCACATGAACGTTATCACTAGTGAAACGGAAAACACCATGTTGCAAAAGCCGTCTCACCATTCCCAAGGTGCCGATGGCGTAGATTCTAACACTGTGTCATTGGATGTCTACGGTAAAGCGGATGCACAggctttggaacaagagcaaaagCTTGCGTCCGTTTTGTCCGACGCCTTTTCGCACCGCGACTTTTCTCGGAAGCGACTCGAAGCGGTCCActcctttttggaaaagtttAATCTTTCCCAGGAGGATAGTCGCCTTTTGGACCACTATGCTTTCGAAGACATTGGAGAGGGAACTACGGAATTTGCACCCGTGAACGGTATGGCTTTTCTAAATGCTTTGGAGAGAGTGAGGAAGATTCGTCAGGCTCTGACCCGAACTTTTGGTGCGAGCGGTGCCGATGCGCTAGTGTCGGACGATACCGCTAGGGAAGATCAGCACTCCAATAAAGGAGGACTAGGAGCCTCATCTGCTCTACGAATGATGGAAAGCTTGGCCCAAAAGCAAGAGCGTGCCTACGAACGCCTCTACCATTGGCTGCAACGGTATCTACAAGTTTTCTCTTCCAGCTCTACCTCGCAAACGTCTACTTCGTTTTCAAGCGTTGACCAAGACGTTATGGATGAAGCTCTACAGCATCCATTTGTCAAGCAAAGTCTCCACACCCTTCGACACGTACCAGCTTTCTATTCGCATGTCTTGGAGTTGGTGGCGTCAAGCCGTCGTGGAGAAGAAACCAGACGATTCCTGCTTGCCTTGACCAGCGGCTATGCAGGTCTACCCCCAATCGAAATGAAAGCACATGATGTCGTTGCATATGTGGGTGATATGCTAGCATTCTCCTTCAAGGCGTTTTCCGTGGAAGCCGACATCACTTGCAGTCTTCTTGTATTTGAAGAGGATATTGAAGGCACCAGTATTGCGCtcaaagaagaaagcaatcAAGACACAGACATGTTCTCGGTAGAGCAACCAATTACGGCGAAAGATATGCTAGCAATTAGTATGAGCGGATTGGCACGTCCTCTGAAATCTCGAATCTTGCAAGTGATTGCCACGCTCGCACGTCGCGCCGATGAACAGGAAAATGAAGCTGAAGACGGCCTGTACGGCGACGAGTTCGAAGAGGAGGGGGCTATGGTTCGTACACGCTTGAGCCATCTCTATGAAATTTGCGGCCTCTTGCTATTTTATATTTCCgctttggaaaaaggaatGCTTAAGATTGGGCTGGATACATCGAAGGGCACCGTACATGACGAAAAGAATCCTATCATCGCTTGTATCTTGGATTGTTTCGTTGAATCTGCTTCTGCTTACGGGGCAACACTTCGTGTATATGGTGCAATGCTGAGTCAACTATCTAGTATTACTGGTGAATCCGAAGCGTCGCTTACTCGCTCCATGCTATCGTCCATTGCCGAGCTTCGTCAGCACTCTCCAGGGTTCTCTGTCGAGGTGTCTTGCCCGGCCGACACGCGAAAAATTCTATCAATTGATTGGGCTACAGAGACATTGGTTGAAGCTGCTTTGATCTCATGTACAATATTGGATGATGCGATGTCGCTTAAACTGGCCATTTCCATTGCCAAATCAGCTGGGATGGAAACCGTAGCAGCTGAAAGACTAGACGAACGCGTCGATGCCATTGAGCGCAGTTTGATTGAGAAGCTGGTCGACATCGAAACAAGCAGCGTTTTGAAACTATGTGGACTATCGTCGTTGTGGGAGGCCTCAAGTGAGTGGAGAGAAGTGGAAGGGACGGGGAGGCTCATGGCTACATATCCCGGACTTTCACAAGAGGAGGCAGAAGCTGGAATGCGTGAGTTTTACGCTTCCCTTTTTTCTCCCCCTCTCCCGTCTCTAGAAACAACCATAAAAGATCCAGTATTGCGCAAGACAACTCGGTCCAAAATTGCCAGTAGCGTTGCCGAAGTGTACACAACGCTATACGAATCAATGATTTCAAGCGGCAAAGGCGGCTACGACGATATTTCTTTTTTGAGCCACTCCGCCGATCAGGTGAAgacattgttttcttcttAA
- a CDS encoding predicted protein, translating to MSGLPTGRPSLLILYKQLLRSCETYPSKNRMGIYQAIREEWKENKDLTHKDKLDKQIAIAYKGLSQLRQFDEMAMSGGRPASSNWSVTMEQNPMPKPDDYDSRKTRRT from the coding sequence ATGTCTGGCTTGCCAACTGGTAGGCCATCGCTGTTGATTCTTTACAAGCAACTTCTTCGTTCATGCGAGACGTATCCTTCTAAAAATCGTATGGGTATTTACCAAGCGATTCGGgaagaatggaaagaaaacaaggacTTGACCCACAAAGACAAGCTAGATAAGCAAATCGCGATTGCGTACAAAGGCCTTTCGCAACTGCGTCAGTTCGATGAGATGGCCATGAGTGGCGGTAGACCAGCGTCTTCGAATTGGAGTGTAACAATGGAGCAAAACCCAATGCCAAAACCCGATGATTACGATTCTCGAAAAACGAGAAGGACCTGA
- the MYT1 gene encoding predicted protein (MYT1 is an inhibitory kinase important for controlling the G2-M checkpoint, possibly under stress-conditions), whose protein sequence is MGALPVSKSIVAGFGWQQPSRSLSDGVHLHDIPAPPAPAVYQHAGSPAKAYRTLWSLFGSTHTVKHSVLVTIILLFFFTRQEKHTTTQIRCTYTVRHEPRAPSIHAMDAMSVSAVASLETVATVAAAAAQSHRTAISTPASFVTSASEPIPGTILRTRSLDEAAPRSSLSTIRAADLAKTNTNTKTHTHQTDVPPGNTASALSHHPATLSPNPAFARRTRSLSVTDDSEPSFEDEHRTTSHLAWEMSDLPPPCTTQHLYAPRMRGSGITSKKMAIGKLTPASARRHRKSPMRRVPPLTPHRASTASGVLTAPCSSGDCMEEDDCDDDNNNNSNTSIYRRPLQNIGTVKKMPKLSLGTVATSASSTAFLETTHDTADSDETNETSTPFRFTSFPASLPRIPYHPSTLDTHDALLCPATTVKKRMTFDEDDKTNNTSVSSIHDDEDFETFSAAAASPTGTPVARTRLNFASVLSPFDASTRAASIPLQESDRTRSLDSGDRLPPSRHSNFLSFADHDHIKPKTPREVQLLFHLDAAPCSPIPGIPEEEGDLSSSDRSDGNDNREVLTSTSRLSQSSTATTESGSRQRRPMPDMSAFDSEALFSRDRSSLGVAASSSTPPASPKLLCPPTPVRTPAWAHADTAHASLGGGFAAGGQSKLSRCNSLTVTKVLATCPLQVLEGRSSLENSLLEEEGGRNESNMSSAFGSLHHLDGSDHDTTIDADMEDAGSAASGEPSPFKQRQSLGEVGAVVSMTSSFEVLSTLGSGTFADVYKVRSKTDGSLYAIKRNRRQFRGKRDRDQALAEVRYMQRLQSIVATAPSVSTQNSSYCLHVLFFYQAWQEDGHFFCQTELCCRDTCRDLIDSVKTKWNEAKLRYPSVAKLEHSGRLVPESSVWKVCHDACAGLSHIHSHGLVHLDIKPSNIFFVEHPRYGPMCKIGDFGMTCEIGSSEDGQEGDQLYMSLESLTNSARHPSADIFSLGLTLYELASHSTFEVPVEGARWHELRSGRQVPNLPESRSADLVKLIGLMLSADVARRPTADLVLGNDQVLLFGNNRESFLIEYLRDASAAERAEVRGSFIDREDQTPRIASRSRVCSPPVGMMPPMAPMLYSP, encoded by the exons ATGGGAGCATTGCCGGTGTCTAAATCAATCGTCGCGGGTTTCGGTTGGCAGCAGCCCTCGCGTTCTCTCTCGGACGGAGTCCATCTCCACGACATCCCGGCTCCCCCCGCTCCAGCGGTCTACCAGCACGCCGGTAGTCCAGCCAAAGCGTATCGCACCTTGTGGTCGCTTTTTGGTTCCACACACACTGTCAAACATTCCGTCCTTGTCACTATcatcctcctcttcttttttACTCGTCAGGAAAAGCATACAACGACACAAATA CGTTGCACCTACACAGTTCGACACGAACCAAGAGCTCCGTCAATTCACGCAATGGACGCCATGAGTGTATCCGCCGTGGCGTCTCTCGAAACCGTAGCGACGGTAGCAGCAGCCGCCGCGCAGTCTCATCGCACCGCCATTTCGACGCCGGCGTCTTTCGTGACCTCTGCTTCCGAGCCCATTCCCGGAACGATTCTGCGCACGCGGAGCCTCGACGAAGCGGCGCCGCgttcctcactgtcaacgatcCGTGCCGCAGACTTGGCAAAGACAAACACAAATACAAAAACACACACGCACCAAACAGACGTTCCGCCAGGCAATACCGCGAGTGCTCTTTCCCACCATCCGGCGACTCTGTCACCAAATCCTGCGTTCGCGAGAAGAACCCGGTCTCTGAGCGTCACGGACGATTCGGAACCATCCTTCGAGGACGAGCATCGAACAACATCCCACCTTGCTTGGGAAATGTCCGATCTCCCCCCACCCTGCACGACTC AACACCTTTACGCCCCCCGCATGCGCGGCTCCGGTATCACGTCCAAAAAGATGGCGATCGGAAAGCTCACTCCCGCTTCGGCGAGGCGGCATCGCAAGTCTCCCATGCGTAGAGTGCCCCCCTTGACACCGCATCGGGCGTCCACCGCGTCGGGGGTTCTCACGGCACCGTGCTCATCGGGGGATTgcatggaagaagacgactgcgacgatgacaacaataacaacagcaacactaGCATCTATCGACGCCCTCTACAGAACATTGGGACGGTCAAAAAGATGCCGAAACTCTCCCTAGGAACGGTCGCTACTTCCGCTAGTAGTACCGCTTTTTTGGAGACGACACACGACACCGCCGATAGTGACGAAACCAACGAAACCTCTACTCCTTTCAGGTTTACATCCTTCCCGGCCTCGTTGCCTCGAATTCCTTACCATCCGTCCACTTTAGATACACACGATGCCCTTCTTTGTCCCGCAACAACCGTCAAGAAACGCATGAcctttgacgaagacgacaagaCGAACAATACCAGCGTGAGCTCGATACACGATGATGAAGACTTTGAAACCTTCTCCGCGGCCGCCGCGTCCCCAACGGGTACACCCGTCGCGCGGACTCGACTCAACTTTGCCTCCGTACTGAGCCCGTTCGACGCATCGACACGTGCCGCATCCATTCCTCTCCAAG AGTCAGATAGAACGCGCTCGCTGGACTCTGGCGACCGATTGCCCCCCTCTCGACATTCAAACTTTTTGAGCTTTGCCGACCACGATCATATCAAGCCAAAAACACCGCGCGAGGTACAGTTGCTCTTTCACTTGGATGCGGCACCTTGCTCTCCGATTCCCGGAATTCCCGAAGAAGAGGGCGATCTGAGCAGTTCCGACCgcagcgacggcaacgacaacCGAGAAGTCTTGACGAGTACGAGTCGGCTATCGCAGAGTTCCACAGCCACCACCGAAAGTGGTAGTCGACAACGCAGACCTATGCCCGATATGTCGGCGTTCGATAGCGAAGCACTGTTCTCGCGCGATCGCTCCAGTCTTGGAGTGGCAGCATCTTCATCAACGCCACCGGCTTCACCCAAGCTATTGTGTCCACCTACCCCCGTAAGGACTCCAGCTTGGGCGCACGCCGACACCGCACATGCATCACTCGGAGGTGGCTTCGCCGCCGGAGGCCAGTCCAAGTTAAGTCGATGCAACTCGCTGACTGTTACGAAGGTCCTGGCAACGTGTCCTCTGCAAGTGTTGGAAGGCCGCTCATCGCTAGAGAATTCTTTGCTCGAGGAGGAAGGTGGTCGCAACGAATCCAACATGAGTTCAGCCTTTGGGTCTCTGCATCACTTGGACGGCTCCGACCACGACACAACGATCGACGCAGATATGGAAGACGCCGGATCGGCCGCATCAGGCGAGCCGTCGCCATTTAAGCAAAGGCAATCCCTCGGAGAAGTCGGGGCAGTCGTGTCCATGACAAGCAGCTTTGAAGTTTTGTCTACTTTGGGCAGTGGAACATTTGCGGACGTTTACAAGGTACGTTCCAAAACAGACGGAAGCCTGTACGCCATAAAACGAAATCGGCGCCAGTTCCGAGGAAAACGCGATCGCGATCAAGCCCTTGCCGAGGTTCGCTATATGCAACGATTGCAGAGCATAGTCGCTACTGCTCCGAGTGTGTCAACCCAAAATTCGAGCTATTGTCTGCACGTGCTTTTCTTCTACCAAGCATGGCAAGAGGATGGTCATTTCTTTTGTCAGACCGAACTATGTTGCCGTGATACCTGTCGAGATTTGATTGATTCCGTCAAGACGAAGTGGAACGAGGCCAAGCTTCGGTATCCCAGTGTTGCCAAGCTAGAGCATTCAGGTCGCTTAGTACCGGAGTCCAGTGTATGGAAAGTATGTCACGACGCCTGCGCCGGACTGTCtcatattcacagtcacggaTTGGTCCATCTAGATATCAAACCGTCcaacatcttcttcgtcgagcaTCCGCGATACGGGCCAATGTGTAAGATTGGGGATTTCGGCATGACATGCGAAATCGGATCTTCGGAAGACGGCCAAGAAGGCGATCAACTCTACATGTCACTAGAATCACTGACAAACAGCGCCAGGCATCCCAGTGCGGACATTTTTAGTCTGGGACTGACTCTTTATGAGCTTGCATCACACTCAACTTTTGAGGTTCCGGTAGAGGGTGCACGGTGGCACGAACTCCGCAGCGGTCGTCAGGTGCCAAATCTTCCAGAAAGTCGAAGCGCAGATCTTGTTAAGCTGATTGGGTTAATGCTCAGTGCAGATGTCGCTCGGCGTCCGACCGCGGACTTGGTTTTAGGAAATGATCAAGTACTACTGTTTGGAAATAATCGCGAATCATTTCTTATTGAATACCTGCGAGACGCATCAGCTGCCGAGCGAGCCGAAGTGCGAGGCAGCTTTATAGATCGTGAGGATCAAACTCCTCGGATCGCCTCGCGGAGTCGAGTCTGTAGTCCTCCGGTCGGTATGATGCCGCCTATGGCTCCCATGTTGTACTCTCCGTAG
- a CDS encoding predicted protein, which produces MLKAEYLGVKEMSDTKTIRVPKPIALGSYKAQNKAFVVFEYLDFGGSGSQYELGQQLARMHRTTKDQGFGFHVDNTIGATRQPNVPWMKDWADFWDSHRLGHMLKLTDNGGFSASDIEKLRHKTRDLLSHQPIPSLVHGDLWGGNKSFCRDDGRVVPVIFDPATYYGDREVDIAMTYVFGGFNADFHTGYNDEWPLPVGHEKRRTVYNLYHILNHEVLFGGMYRNQARSMILEILRM; this is translated from the coding sequence ATGCTCAAAGCCGAGTACTTAGGTGTGAAAGAAATGTCGGATACCAAAACCATTCGAGTCCCCAAACCGATCGCGTTGGGATCCTACAAGGCGCAAAACAAGGCGTTTGTTGTGTTCGAGTATCTTGACTTTGGCGGTAGTGGCTCGCAGTATGAACTCGGTCAGCAACTGGCACGTATGCATCGGACCACTAAAGATCAAGGATTTGGATTTCACGTCGATAACACTATTGGAGCGACGCGTCAACCAAATGTGCCCTGGATGAAGGATTGGGCAGATTTTTGGGATTCCCATCGTCTTGGACACATGCTCAAGCTTACAGACAATGGAGGCTTTAGCGCGAGTGACATCGAAAAGCTGCGCCACAAAACTCGAGATCTTTTGTCACACCAACCAATACCGAGTTTGGTACACGGGGATCTGTGGGGCGGCAACAAGAGCTTTTGCAGGGACGATGGGCGTGTAGTGCCGGTGATTTTTGATCCAGCAACCTACTACGGGGACCGAGAAGTGGACATTGCCATGACGTACGTCTTTGGTGGTTTCAACGCCGACTTTCACACGGGCTACAACGATGAATGGCCACTGCCAGTCGGCCACGAGAAGCGAAGAACAGTTTATAACCTCTATCATATTCTCAATCACGAAGTATTGTTTGGAGGCATGTATCGTAACCAAGCACGAAGTATGATTCTCGAAATTCTCCGTATGTAA